ACCAGTGGGTCATAATGAATACCATCATATATAAGTAGCACCCTTTCTTTGTAGTCTTGATCTTCACCAAATTTGTCAATTCTACCCGTTTGCGTATCCACAACATCTATTTCTATACCATAATACTTTGTTAAAATAGAAATTTCAATCGCTCCACCCCATGAATCGGCCTTCATTATCCACTTACAATAATCTGAGTTACTTTTTCCAAGCATGGCTGTATCATATGTTACAGGGTCACTCATAACAACACCTGCTATCAACTCTCGCATCTGTGTAGAACTAGATAAATCAACTTTACCGTGATTAGTAACACAGTCAATACTTGTAAATAAACAGCAATTATCTGCAGGAACAACTTTCCTCATAAGCATTCCTGAACACGTACTTATTTGATCTTGAAgaacattatcaacattttgttgTCTCTTTTTTCTCAAAGATACATCTTCTTCCACAATGAGTGTGTCACCAGATTGGAAAGGCAGGGTAGATAACTCATCAGACTCCTTTGAGAGATCAATGACCTTCGGTGGGTATCCTTGCTTGACTTTGATGCAGTCTCGAGGTATATGGGTCAACTCATGAAGTCTATCCATTAATACAGAAACTGTAGATGTTGCATTTAGATCCTTGAGATAATGCTGTCCTGCCTT
The sequence above is drawn from the Mya arenaria isolate MELC-2E11 chromosome 14, ASM2691426v1 genome and encodes:
- the LOC128218468 gene encoding ubiquitin thioesterase OTU1-like; its protein translation is MSLNLRCKSKAGQHYLKDLNATSTVSVLMDRLHELTHIPRDCIKVKQGYPPKVIDLSKESDELSTLPFQSGDTLIVEEDVSLRKKRQQNVDNVLQDQISTCSGMLMRKVVPADNCCLFTSIDCVTNHGKVDLSSSTQMRELIAGVVMSDPVTYDTAMLGKSNSDYCKWIMKADSWGGAIEISILTKYYGIEIDVVDTQTGRIDKFGEDQDYKERVLLIYDGIHYDPLVLEPLVPGDAIHTVFKTNDANILSQAIEIGNEAKQARQFTDVGNFTLRCLICQLSLRGEKEAQSHAKSTGHINFGEY